A genomic region of Sander vitreus isolate 19-12246 chromosome 11, sanVit1, whole genome shotgun sequence contains the following coding sequences:
- the olig2 gene encoding oligodendrocyte transcription factor 2: MDSDTSRVSSRPSSPEEDIFLSALKKTVHGFSGAVSSTQSDSLSEIPGLRGLSADDEDTLLRLSKKDRKLLSENELQTIRLKINSRERKRMHDLNVAMDGLREVMPYAHGPSVRKLSKIATLLLARNYILMLSNSLEEMKRLVSEIYGSSGHHGGFHPAACGTMTHAGPVPGHPAVSHASHPVVHHPLLPPAVSTASLSAPGISAVTSVRPHHGLLKAPVAGAGPLGSSFHHWGVGTGMPCPCSMCQVPPPHVTSMSAVTMPRLTSDSK; encoded by the coding sequence ATGGACTCAGATACGAGCCGTGTGTCAAGCAGACCCTCATCTCCCGAGGAGGACATCTTCCTGTCCGCCCTAAAGAAGACAGTGCACGGTTTCTCCGGCGCCGTGTCCTCCACACAGAGCGACTCTCTGTCTGAGATCCCCGGCCTGCGCGGCCTTTCCGCAGACGACGAGGATACCCTCCTTCGGCTGTCCAAGAAAGACCGGAAACTCCTGTCAGAGAACGAGCTGCAAACCATCCGCCTCAAGATCAACAGCCGCGAGAGAAAAAGGATGCACGACCTCAACGTGGCCATGGATGGGCTCCGGGAGGTCATGCCCTATGCGCACGGACCCTCGGTGCGCAAACTCTCCAAAATCGCGACCCTGCTGCTGGCTAGAAACTACATCCTGATGCTGAGCAACTCACTGGAGGAGATGAAGCGGCTGGTCAGCGAAATCTACGGCAGCAGCGGACACCACGGCGGCTTTCACCCAGCAGCCTGTGGGACTATGACACACGCTGGGCCCGTGCCGGGACACCCGGCGGTTTCACACGCCTCACACCCGGTGGTGCACCACCCGCTCCTCCCCCCGGCCGTCTCCACCGCCTCGCTGTCCGCGCCTGGTATCTCCGCCGTCACCTCGGTCCGACCCCACCATGGACTCCTCAAAGCGCCCGTTGCAGGCGCAGGGCCGCTGGGCAGCAGTTTCCATCACTGGGGCGTTGGCACCGGGATGCCTTGTCCGTGCAGCATGTGCCAAGTCCCACCTCCGCATGTGACCAGCATGAGCGCCGTAACTATGCCGAGGCTGACCAGCGACTCCAAGTGA